One Drosophila santomea strain STO CAGO 1482 chromosome X, Prin_Dsan_1.1, whole genome shotgun sequence DNA segment encodes these proteins:
- the LOC120456280 gene encoding lysosomal aspartic protease — MASFQFKILAFLAGLLVLVGEANSALHRIPIQRSPNFKRSHKNIVAERDFVQQKYSRQYSANRYPTEHLSNFDNFQYYGNISIGTPAQYFLVQFDTGSSNLWVPGSSCNSTACQDHQVFYKNQSSSYVANGTTFSIIYGTGSVSGYLSVDSVGFAGLTVQSQTFGEVTTEQGTNFVDAYFDGILGMGFPSLAVDGVTPTFQNMIQQGLVQSPVFSFFLRDNGSVTFYGGELILGGSDSSLYSGYLTYTDVIETAYWKFQTDYIKIGSTFISTFAAAIADTGTSLIIAPLSQYAQISQLFNADSEGVFQCSSTTSYPDLIININGVDFRIPAKYYIIQEGYYCSLAIQSINQDFWVMGDVFLGRFYTEFDVGNQRLGFAPVNSAVSLRQVHLWRLLTLLLACGIWKLRN; from the coding sequence ATGGCAAGTTTTCAATTCAAGATTTTGGCCTTCCTGGCCGGACTTCTAGTTTTGGTTGGCGAGGCTAACTCCGCCCTACACCGAATACCCATTCAGAGATCGCCAAACTTCAAGCGCAGCCACAAAAATATTGTGGCAGAAAGGGATTTTGTTCAGCAGAAATACAGTCGCCAGTACTCCGCCAATAGATATCCCACGGAGCACCTATCCAACTTCGATAATTTTCAATATTACGGAAACATTAGCATTGGAACCCCTGCCCAGTACTTTTTGGTACAATTCGACACCGGTTCCTCCAACCTTTGGGTGCCGGGAAGCTCGTGTAACAGCACAGCGTGTCAGGATCACCAGGTCTTCTACAAAAATCAATCCAGTAGCTATGTGGCCAACGGAACGACCTTCTCCATAATCTACGGAACTGGCAGTGTTTCTGGTTATCTATCCGTGGACAGTGTAGGCTTTGCTGGCCTGACGGTGCAAAGTCAGACGTTCGGTGAGGTAACCACCGAGCAGGGAACCAACTTCGTAGATGCCTACTTCGATGGAATACTGGGCATGGGATTTCCGTCTCTGGCCGTGGACGGAGTCACCCCCACGTTTCAGAACATGATACAGCAGGGTCTTGTTCAAAGCCcagtgttttcatttttcctgaGGGACAACGGCAGCGTAACCTTCTACGGAGGTGAACTTATTCTGGGCGGTTCTGATTCCTCGCTTTACAGTGGTTATCTCACCTATACGGATGTCATTGAGACTGCATATTGGAAGTTCCAAACGGATTATATCAAAATCGGTAGTACTTTCATTAGCACCTTTGCCGCGGCCATTGCGGATACTGGAACATCTCTGATTATAGCTCCGCTATCGCAATATGCTCAGATTTCTCAATTATTTAATGCTGATTCGGAGGGAGTTTTTCAATGCAGTTCCACCACTTCTTACCCGGATCTAATAATCAACATTAACGGCGTGGACTTCAGGATCCCAGCCAAGTATTACATCATCCAGGAAGGATATTACTGTTCGCTGGCCATTCAATCCATTAACCAGGACTTCTGGGTCATGGGAGATGTGTTTCTGGGTCGTTTTTACACTGAGTTCGATGTGGGCAATCAAAGGCTGGGATTCGCGCCGGTAAACTCAGCAGTTTCCCTGCGGCAAGTGCATCTGTGGCGCCTCTTGACTTTACTGCTGGCTTGTGGAATTTGGAAGCTGAGAAattag